The Eubacterium sp. MSJ-33 genomic sequence CAGATTCGTAAGATGGATTGGATCCCACGTTCAGTACGGCAAAAACAAAAATCTATTACGGAGGCATCCAAGAAGTTGGAAGCAATGTGTGGACCAAATTATTCGGATGAAGATATGGCTCGGGAACTGGGAATATCAACGGAAGAATATGATGTATGGATGCAGCAGACAAATGTAACCAATATCTCCTCGTTAGATGATTTTATGGAACAGGGAAATGATGTGAAGGCATCAGTGTGTAATGAAAATGGAATCAATCCGGAGAATCGTGCATTAAAAGAGGAATTAAAAGTACAACTGTCAGAGGCTCTGTCACTTTTGACAGAAAAAGAGAAGAAGGTCGTATTATTATATTATTATGAAGATCTGACGTTAAAGGAAATCAGCCGGGTAATGGAGGTATCCGAGTCCCGGATTTCACAGCTTCATTCAAAAGCACTTACGAAAATGCGTCGATCCATGAACGAAAATTTTGCATTAATGATGGGTTGAGGAAATGCCTATGAAATACAAAAACTCGTTTTTTAAAGTCCGAATTAAAGAAGATGGTACATATTTGGATGTATTTCCACCAAAAGAAGATGGAAAAAAATTGCAGATTCAGGAAATCATCGCTTTTCTTGAGAGAAAGGGTTTCAAATCCTTTCCGGTGGATGCGTTGTACAAATCATTGAATTTATTGCATGAAAAACCACTCCAGATAAAAATTAGTGATGAAATAACGAAGCCATTTGATGAAAGTGCGATTGTTATTGTCTCGAAAGACAGTATGGCAGCATATATTCGTTTTTATCCCCCATCTACTGGCGGAAAGGTTATGACTGAACGGGAGATTCGTGCTGAATTAGAACGTCAGAAGATATTGTATGGGATTTTGGAGCCTGTGATGGAGAAACTGAAAACAAGCAGGACATATTGCACCAATATTCCGATTGCAAAAGGAATGGATCCGGTTCCGGCAAAAGATACAATGATTGAATATTATTTTAATACAAAACCGCTTGCCAAACCAAAGGTACTGGAAGATGGAAGTGTTGATTTTCATGCATTGAATCTTTTTTCGACAGTCAATCAGGGGGATTTGCTTGCAAAGCTGATACCTCATGATTCCGGAAAGCCGGGAATGAATATATATGGCAAACAAATTGCGCAGAATCATCCTAAAATTAGAAAACTGAAATATGGCCGTAATATTACATTATCAGAAGATGGTACGATGATTACCAGCAATGTTAATGGAAATGTTACTCTTGCAGATGGAACGGTCTTTGTATCAGACACTTATAAGGTGGCTGCTGACGTAGATGCTTCAACAGGTGACATTGAATATGAAGGAAATGTGATGGTGCCAGGTACAGTTCGAACCGGATTTACAATTCGTGCAAAAGGTGATATTGAAGTGAATGGCGTTGTGGAAGGTGCAACCCTGATAGCTGGTGGAAATATAGTTATAAAACGTGGCGTACAGGGGATGAATAAAGGAAAGCTGACGGCAGGCGGAGACATATGCGCACAATTTTTTGAAAGCGCAAATGTTGCTGCTAAGGGTGATATTATAGCGGGATCTATTCTGCATAGCCATATTGTGTCCGGTGGAAGGATTGTAATCAGCGGACGAAAAGGATTTATTGTAGGTGGCGAGATTATCTGTGAGACAAGCGTGGAAGCAAACAGTATCGGAAACCGTATGGAGACACAGACAATCATAAAGGTTGGCGTGAAGCCTGAATTGTATGACCGGATCAAGGGACTTGTTCCGGACGTGATGGAATTAAAAAGCTCGATTGAAGAGACAACTTCGTATCTGAATGTGTATAAAGAAAAATTAAAACGGAGAATCAAACTGACTCCGGAAAATGTCAAACAGATTAAAACTTATACCGAACGTGTAGAGAAAATGAAAAAAGAATATGTGGAAAAAAATGATATTCTGCAAGAACTTCGTCAGGAACTCACGCTTGGGAAAAAAGGAATTGTAAAGGTACTTGGAAATGCATATCGTGGTGTTATGATATATATTTCAAGCCTTTCTTATGCAGTAAAAGATGTAGAAAAACACAGTTTATACAAAATCGCAGATGGTGTTGTAAAGCCAACTCCGTTTTAAGCAGGGCATTGTAAAGGAGGAATATTTATGATTTCACCAATAATTGCAGCACAGAACTCTGCACCGGTTGCTTCCATCCAGCAAAATGTGGATGCACAGAGTGTTTTGCACAGTCAGAACGCATTGCAGGAGACGAAAGAACAGGAACGGGAAGTGCGAGAAACAGTCGTGCAGAAGGATGAAGCGGCATATTACGAACAAAGTCCGGATGCGAAGGAAGAAGGAAAAAATAAGTATCAGAACCTGTATTCAGGGAAGAAGAAAAAAGCAAAAGCGGAAGATACCGAGAAACATACCGGGATCAATCGCATAAATATTGATATTAAAATTTAAGGCGAGGTAAAGGAAAATGTCAACTACAGTCATTGTATTAATAGTAATAGGTCTCATATTTATATTTGTAAGCTTTGCTCTGTCTGAAAAACTTTCGGAAGAAAAAGAGGAAAGTGCTGGTGTTGTAAAGATTCCGAAGGAACTGACGCAGGAACAGAAGGAAAAAATTGACACTATGATCCGTGATTATATGGATCAGCAGGTTGATGGAAAGCTTTCAGATATTGAAACCCGACTTGCAGAAATAGTAAATCAGAAGACTCTGGCACTCGGAGATTATGCGGTTTCTGTCAATGAGGAGATTGACCGTAATCATAAAGAAGTTGTTTTCCTATATGATATGCTTTCTGACAAGCAAAAGGAAATTATGACAACTGTCAATATGATTGATGAATATAAGAAGGAAATCGCAGCGATGGTGCAGGAGCAGGCTGCACAGAATATTGTAAGAGACAGCCAGACTGCACAGGTACCGGTTGCGGAATCTGGGCCTCAGGAATCATCAAATCCGGTGGAAAAGACGGAAACAGATTCGGACCTTGATGAGGCAATCCGTGATTTAGAGGATACTCCACTTCCGGAAGAAACAAAAGAAGAATTGGAGAATGTTGATAACAAAGACATGATTCTGGAGATGCATAAGGCAGGACTCAGTATTTTGGAGATTGCAAAGCATCTTGGACTCGGTGTAGGAGAAGTGAAACTTGTTGTAGACTTATATCAAGGAGAGGCAAAGTGATGAAAAGAAAATATTTTGTACGCGGACTTGGCGTTGGTGTTTTATTTGGCGCATTGATCATGTTTGCTGCATATATGACTTCGGGCAAGAACCGCATGAGTGATGAAGATATAATGAAACGGGCACAGGAGCTTGGAATGGTGAAAAAATCGGAGTATGTTTTAGAATCGGATGTAAGTTCGGAGGAAACAACAACGGAGCATATTACGACGGAAGCTGCGACCGAGGAGACTACAACAGAAGCACCAACGACAACGGAGGACGCAACCACAGAGGTGCCGACAACAACAGAAAAAGCAACGACAGAAGCTGTTACAACAGAGAAATCGGATACTTCAACTAAAACAACTGTTACAGTTACAGGTGGTATGAGTTCAGAGACGATATCTTCGGCACTTTCAACCGCTGGAGTTGTAGATGATGCAACAAAATTCAACAGCTATCTTGTAGCGAATGGATATGATATGAAGCTTGAAACGGGAAGCTTCGAGTTTACTTCAGGAATGTCCTATGAAGAAATTGCCAGAATTTTGACACAGAAACAGTAAATGCAATAAAATTATAAATGAAAATAAAAAAAGTGCTTGTATGCACTTTTTTTTTATGTTATAATCGGCTTCGTGTGAAAAAACATGTGAGTGAATCGGCGAAAAGGGTGCCATATAACGCGATGGTCTTTTGCTAGACAGTTTGACACACGACTGTAAGAAGCTCACAGAAGAAAATATTTTATAACCCAGGAGGTAAGTTATGAGCGTTATTTCTATGAAACAGTTACTCGAGGCAGGTGTTCATTTTGGACATCAGACAAGAAGATGGAACCCTAAGATGGCTGAGTATATTTATACTGAGCGTAACGGTATCTATATTATCGATCTTCAGAAGTCTGTCGGCAAGGTAGATGAGGCTTACAAGGCAGTTCTTGACTGTGCAGCAAACGGAGGAAAGATTCTTTTTGTTGGTACAAAGAAGCAGGCGCAGGATTCTATTAAGGCTGAAGCTGAGAGATGTGGTATGTATTATGTTAACCAGAGATGGTTAGGTGGTATGCTTACAAACTTCGAGACAATCAAGACAAGAATTGCAAAGCTTGAGAAGTATGAAGCAATGGAGCAGGATGGTACATTTGATGTATTACCTAAGAAGGAAGTTATCGAGATCAAGAAGGAGATGGAGAAGCTTCAGAAGAACCTTGGTGGTATCAAGGATATGAAGGAAATCCCTGACATGATCTTTATCGTAGATCCTCGCAAGGAGAGAAACTGTGTACAGGAAGCACACACACTTGGTATTCCGCTTGTTGGTATTGCAGATACAAACTGTGATCCGGAAGAACTTGATTATGTGATTCCAGGTAACGATGATGCTATCAGAGCTGTAAAGCTGATTGTTTCTAAGATGGCAGATGCTGTTATCGAGGCAAATCAGGGTGCAGATGTAGAGATAGCAGAGGAAGCTAAATCTGCAGAGGCTGACGCAGAGCAAGAGTAAGAAGTATCGGTTTAGGAGGACAAAAAAATGGCAGCTATTACAGCTAGTATGGTAAAAGAGTTAAGAGAGATGTCTGGCGCTGGTATGATGGACTGTAAGAAGGCTCTTACAGAGACAGACGGCGATTTCGACAAGGCAATGGAGTTCCTTCGTGAGAAAGGACTTGCAACTGCTGTAAAGAAGGCAGGAAGAATCGCTGCAGAAGGTATCGTTATGACAACTGTTGTTGATGGCGGTAAGAAGGCAGCTATGGTTGAAGTAAATGCTGAGACAGATTTCGTTGCTAAGAACGAAGTATTCCAGACATATGTTAAAGAAGTTGTTGATCAGATTGTTTCTACAGACGTTCAGGATGTAGAGGCATTGAAGAATGAAAAGTGGGTATTGGATCCTTCTATGACAGTTGCTGAGAAGCATGCTGCTATGGTTGCTAAGATTGGTGAGAATATGAACATTCGTCGTTTTGTCAAGATCAACACAGAGGGACATATCGTTTCTTATATCCATGCAGGTGGAAAGATTGGTGTATTGGTTGAGGCTGATACAGACGCATCTGGCGAGGCAATTGATGAGTGCATGAAGAATATCGCTATGCAGGTTGCAGCTATGAATCCAAAGTATGTTTCTACAGATGAAGTATCTGAGGAGTATAAAGCTCATGAGCTTGAGATTCTTGTTGCACAGGCTAAGAATGATCCTAAGAACGCAAACAAGCCTGATAATATCATTGAGAAGATGGTTCAGGGACGTTTGAACAAAGAACTTAAGGAAGTTTGTCTGCTTGAGCAGGAGTATGTAAAGGCTGAGAACAAAGAGAACGTTGCTCAGTATGTTGCAAATGTAGCAAAGGCTAACGGATGCAAGCTTGCAATTAAGCAGTTCGTTCGTTTTGAGACAGGTGAAGGTCTTGAAAAGAAAAACGAGGATTTCGCAGCAGAAGTTGCAGCTCAGATGGCTGGAAACTAAGTAAAAAAACGATAAAATAAAACGCCTGATATACCGCTTTGGCATGTCAGGCGTTTTTTCAATTTTTAAAAATGAATCGGAGATGAGAGACATGAAGAAATATAAGATGCTTATTTTTGATATGGATGGAACGATTTTATATACATTAGAGGACTTGAAAAATACAACGAATTATGCGCTAAAAAAGCATGGTTTTCCGGAACGGACGTTAGAAGAGGTGCGTCAGTTTGTCGGAAACGGTATCCATAAGTTGATTGAGCGTGCCGTTCCGGAAGGAACTATGGATGTAGAAATCGAGGCGGTGTTTGATACATTTGAAGTCTATTATAAGGATCATTGCATGGATACAACGAGACCGTACGATGGTATCAATGATCTGCTTACAAATCTGCGTGCACAAGGATATATGACAGCAGTCGTGTCTAATAAGGTTGATTTTGCTGTTCAGGATCTAGTAAAAGATTTCTTTGCCGGACAGTTTGACATTGCAATCGGGGAACGCGAGGGCGTGCGTAAGAAACCGGCACCGGATTCGGTGTTCGAAGTATTGAAGGAATTTAACTTGAATAAAGAAGAGGTTATCTATATTGGAGACTCGGATGTAGATTATGCAACTGCAAAAAATGCTGATGTAGATTGCATTCTGGTAGAATGGGGGTTCCGCGACCGCACATTTTTGGAGTCACTTGGTGCAACAGTCTTCGCGAAAAAACCAGCAGATATTCTGAATATTGTCGGGTGTGATTCTTAAAATGTGAAAAGAATATGAACTGTTAGCACATATCATTGATGAGTGCTAAACAAGATGCTATAATGATTCATGTTCATTAATATTTTTACAGAAAATGGAAAGGAGCATGGAATGTTACGTATTTTTAAGAATTTCCGAAAACAGGAAGTGGTATTGGCTCTTTTCAGTGTGGTATTTGTAGTGGCACAGGTCTGGCTTGAGTTAAAACTGCCGGATTACATGCGGGAAATTACATCACTGATTACGACACAGGATAGTGCAATGCATGATATCCTGATTGCAGGTGGAAAAATGTTACTTTGTGCGTTTGGCAGTTTATTAGTAACTATATTGGTTGCTGTCTGTGCATCGCGGATTGCTTCAAATTTCAGCGCAATTGTGCGTGGAAAATTATTTGACAAGGTACAGTCGTTTTCAATGGAGGAGATTGGTCGGTTTTCGACTGCCAGTTTGATCACACGATCTACAAATGATGTGACACAGGTACAGATGTTGATTGTTATGGGACTTTCCATCATGCTGCGGGCACCGATCATGGCGGTGATGGCTATCTTGAAGATTGTTGATAAGAGCTGGCAGTGGACACTCTCCACGGGCGTTGCGGTTGTTGTATTATTGGTTGTCGTTATTATCTGCGTTAGCTTATGTATGCCGAAGTTCAAACGCTTACAGAGTCTGACGGATGAAATCAATCAGGTAACACGTGAGAATCTGACAGGCTTGAACGTTGTTCGCGCCTATAATGCGGAAGCATATCAGGAGGAGAAGTTCGAGAAGGTCAACAAGGATCTGACAGATACCCATTGGTTTACATCAAAGACTATGGCATTTATGATGCCGACGATTATGATGATCATGAATGGTCTTTCGCTTGCAATATATTGGATTGGCGCGGTTTTGATCAACGATGCACAGGATATGCAGGGAAAATTCACGTTATTCTCGGATATGGTTGTATTTTCTTCCTATGCGATGCAGGTTGTCATGTCGTTCATGATGCTAGTTATGATTTTCATTATGCTGCCGAGAGCTTCCGTTGCAGCAAAGCGAATCCTGGAGGTATTAGACACCGAGCCATCCATCGAGGATGGGATGAGAGATACTTTCCCGGTTATGAAGGATGGAGAAGTGGAATTTAAGGATGTCAGCTTTAAATATCCGGATGCAGAGGAATATGTACTTGAACATATTTCTTTTTCTGCGAAGAAGGGTGAGACAATCGCATTTATCGGTGCAACCGGATGTGGAAAGAGTACTGCAATTAACCTGATCCCTCGGTTTTATGACGTGACAGAAGGTGAAGTTCTGGTTGATGGTGTGAATGTAAAAGAATATACACAGGAAGCACTGCATAATAAGATTGGATATGTCAGCCAGAAGGCAATCTTGTTTTCCGGTACAATCGCAGAGAATGTGGCGTATGGTGAAAATGGAAAGGCGCCTGCGACGCAGGATGACATTGCGCGTGCTGTCAGTGTAGCGCAGGCGAGTGAATTTATAGAGAAGAAGAATCAGGGTTTTGGTGGCTATGTGGCTCAGGGTGGTTCGAACTTCTCAGGTGGACAGAAACAGCGTTTGTCGATTGCGCGGGCGATTGCCAGACAACCGGAGATTTTAATCTTTGATGATTCATTTTCTGCGCTTGACTATAAAACAGATCGTATTCTTAGAGAAGCACTGCATAAGGAATGTAGGGATGCAACGAAGATTATCGTTGCACAGCGAATTGGAACAATTCGTGATGCGGATAAGATTATCGTGTTGGATGATGGACAGATTGCCGGTATGGGATCGCATGACGAGCTTATGAAGAATTGTGAAGTATACCAGGAAATTGCATATTCTCAGTTATCAAAGGAGGAACTTGCATAATGGAAAAAGATAATTATGAAATCGGTCAGAATAATCGTGCTCCCAAAGTTTCTCGTCACGGACCTGGCAGAGGTATGCACCCTGGTGAAAAAGCAAAGAATTTCAAAGGAACATGGGCAAAGCTTCTTGCAAATTGCAGAAAATACTGGGGAGCTATGATTTTTGCAATTATCTGCGCAGGCATTGGAACGGTATTAACATTGATCGGACCGGATAAATTATCCGAGATGACGGATCTAATCACCGATGGCGTGATGACCGGAATTGATATGGATGGAATCAAGCGGATTGGAATTACGCTGATTTGCTTCTATGGATGCAGTGCATTATTGTCACTGATCCAGAACTTGATTATGGGATATGTCACACAGCAGGTGTCAAAAGGACTTCGAAGCAATATTTCTAAGAAAATCAATCGTCTGCCGATGTGGTTTTATAATCAGACATCAACCGGTGATGTGTTATCCCGTGTGACGAATGATGTTGATACGATTGC encodes the following:
- a CDS encoding FliA/WhiG family RNA polymerase sigma factor, with the protein product MAIIDKKERLWIEYSHSKSSSVREQLIIEYVSLVKLVAGRLAIYLGSNVEYDDLVSYGIFGLIDAIDKFDYGKGIKFETYASLRIRGSILDQIRKMDWIPRSVRQKQKSITEASKKLEAMCGPNYSDEDMARELGISTEEYDVWMQQTNVTNISSLDDFMEQGNDVKASVCNENGINPENRALKEELKVQLSEALSLLTEKEKKVVLLYYYEDLTLKEISRVMEVSESRISQLHSKALTKMRRSMNENFALMMG
- a CDS encoding DUF342 domain-containing protein, producing MKYKNSFFKVRIKEDGTYLDVFPPKEDGKKLQIQEIIAFLERKGFKSFPVDALYKSLNLLHEKPLQIKISDEITKPFDESAIVIVSKDSMAAYIRFYPPSTGGKVMTEREIRAELERQKILYGILEPVMEKLKTSRTYCTNIPIAKGMDPVPAKDTMIEYYFNTKPLAKPKVLEDGSVDFHALNLFSTVNQGDLLAKLIPHDSGKPGMNIYGKQIAQNHPKIRKLKYGRNITLSEDGTMITSNVNGNVTLADGTVFVSDTYKVAADVDASTGDIEYEGNVMVPGTVRTGFTIRAKGDIEVNGVVEGATLIAGGNIVIKRGVQGMNKGKLTAGGDICAQFFESANVAAKGDIIAGSILHSHIVSGGRIVISGRKGFIVGGEIICETSVEANSIGNRMETQTIIKVGVKPELYDRIKGLVPDVMELKSSIEETTSYLNVYKEKLKRRIKLTPENVKQIKTYTERVEKMKKEYVEKNDILQELRQELTLGKKGIVKVLGNAYRGVMIYISSLSYAVKDVEKHSLYKIADGVVKPTPF
- a CDS encoding DUF6115 domain-containing protein, whose protein sequence is MSTTVIVLIVIGLIFIFVSFALSEKLSEEKEESAGVVKIPKELTQEQKEKIDTMIRDYMDQQVDGKLSDIETRLAEIVNQKTLALGDYAVSVNEEIDRNHKEVVFLYDMLSDKQKEIMTTVNMIDEYKKEIAAMVQEQAAQNIVRDSQTAQVPVAESGPQESSNPVEKTETDSDLDEAIRDLEDTPLPEETKEELENVDNKDMILEMHKAGLSILEIAKHLGLGVGEVKLVVDLYQGEAK
- a CDS encoding endolytic transglycosylase MltG, with product MKRKYFVRGLGVGVLFGALIMFAAYMTSGKNRMSDEDIMKRAQELGMVKKSEYVLESDVSSEETTTEHITTEAATEETTTEAPTTTEDATTEVPTTTEKATTEAVTTEKSDTSTKTTVTVTGGMSSETISSALSTAGVVDDATKFNSYLVANGYDMKLETGSFEFTSGMSYEEIARILTQKQ
- the rpsB gene encoding 30S ribosomal protein S2 translates to MSVISMKQLLEAGVHFGHQTRRWNPKMAEYIYTERNGIYIIDLQKSVGKVDEAYKAVLDCAANGGKILFVGTKKQAQDSIKAEAERCGMYYVNQRWLGGMLTNFETIKTRIAKLEKYEAMEQDGTFDVLPKKEVIEIKKEMEKLQKNLGGIKDMKEIPDMIFIVDPRKERNCVQEAHTLGIPLVGIADTNCDPEELDYVIPGNDDAIRAVKLIVSKMADAVIEANQGADVEIAEEAKSAEADAEQE
- the tsf gene encoding translation elongation factor Ts; translation: MAAITASMVKELREMSGAGMMDCKKALTETDGDFDKAMEFLREKGLATAVKKAGRIAAEGIVMTTVVDGGKKAAMVEVNAETDFVAKNEVFQTYVKEVVDQIVSTDVQDVEALKNEKWVLDPSMTVAEKHAAMVAKIGENMNIRRFVKINTEGHIVSYIHAGGKIGVLVEADTDASGEAIDECMKNIAMQVAAMNPKYVSTDEVSEEYKAHELEILVAQAKNDPKNANKPDNIIEKMVQGRLNKELKEVCLLEQEYVKAENKENVAQYVANVAKANGCKLAIKQFVRFETGEGLEKKNEDFAAEVAAQMAGN
- a CDS encoding HAD family hydrolase — its product is MKKYKMLIFDMDGTILYTLEDLKNTTNYALKKHGFPERTLEEVRQFVGNGIHKLIERAVPEGTMDVEIEAVFDTFEVYYKDHCMDTTRPYDGINDLLTNLRAQGYMTAVVSNKVDFAVQDLVKDFFAGQFDIAIGEREGVRKKPAPDSVFEVLKEFNLNKEEVIYIGDSDVDYATAKNADVDCILVEWGFRDRTFLESLGATVFAKKPADILNIVGCDS
- a CDS encoding ABC transporter ATP-binding protein, whose product is MLRIFKNFRKQEVVLALFSVVFVVAQVWLELKLPDYMREITSLITTQDSAMHDILIAGGKMLLCAFGSLLVTILVAVCASRIASNFSAIVRGKLFDKVQSFSMEEIGRFSTASLITRSTNDVTQVQMLIVMGLSIMLRAPIMAVMAILKIVDKSWQWTLSTGVAVVVLLVVVIICVSLCMPKFKRLQSLTDEINQVTRENLTGLNVVRAYNAEAYQEEKFEKVNKDLTDTHWFTSKTMAFMMPTIMMIMNGLSLAIYWIGAVLINDAQDMQGKFTLFSDMVVFSSYAMQVVMSFMMLVMIFIMLPRASVAAKRILEVLDTEPSIEDGMRDTFPVMKDGEVEFKDVSFKYPDAEEYVLEHISFSAKKGETIAFIGATGCGKSTAINLIPRFYDVTEGEVLVDGVNVKEYTQEALHNKIGYVSQKAILFSGTIAENVAYGENGKAPATQDDIARAVSVAQASEFIEKKNQGFGGYVAQGGSNFSGGQKQRLSIARAIARQPEILIFDDSFSALDYKTDRILREALHKECRDATKIIVAQRIGTIRDADKIIVLDDGQIAGMGSHDELMKNCEVYQEIAYSQLSKEELA